Proteins from a single region of Punica granatum isolate Tunisia-2019 chromosome 8, ASM765513v2, whole genome shotgun sequence:
- the LOC116188889 gene encoding LOW QUALITY PROTEIN: pre-mRNA-splicing factor cwf19-like (The sequence of the model RefSeq protein was modified relative to this genomic sequence to represent the inferred CDS: inserted 1 base in 1 codon; deleted 3 bases in 3 codons) — MSMSEKGSQSMPEIGFWGKMFSGGRILGGDERGIIDFTIFGKALGKEMLFSIKFIPGDRIMEQGQGSDSAERSGGGKKENRGKSKRSAWYSDSDNDDDDKLVTIEKGSRKKKWYSSEEHSSTMRAVMEKTQEGVERRKVEGEVEAAGKAIRLRILLILKNLVVVGVLVGGKSTERRIGVEGERKVAQMIMVLKMQMNWLEYLVCLRLLGDKGLVVNPRELNPYLRDNGSSYPEEAADGSAGDQLLSSSVEEGGASWRLKALKRAQEQAARECRKLEEVVAERWGSLGQLTVSVSSRSVSREYLKDVSIRNSQMRKRKVDNTLSGGKRKFHDVSAKDASLISAAASSLNKFSNDGSFMDEALWEQRNDSTVAVASSMCEGELSQQSSEPSFAIREILNEGLSANQLAVKALQLCMKGKHDEAQKLMHHLSLSTRMKWRTLNSRNVMVVEISASCRKHEQRKKDYDADMYLARTIMXKKQYSISGQAEDEYGYEVAPKKKSRHKGTKSNNRADQPSALGKRLTTQQERCLFCFENPNRPKHLVVSIANFTYLMLPQWEPIVPGHCCIVTAQHESSTRTVDDNVWDKIRNFKKCLIMLFAKQDEEVVVLETVMGLAQQRRHCLVKCVPLPRDAARQAPLYFKKAVDKAEDEWSQHNPKRVIDTSRKVLRASIPKDFRYFHVEFGIIRSFVHVIDDEKQFKSSLGLNVIRGMLQLPAEDMYRRRRAESIETQRQAVASFAREWEPFDWTNQLD; from the exons ATGTCGATGTCGGAGAAGGGGTCTCAGTCCATGCCGGAGATTGGATTTTGGGGGAAAATGTTCAGTGGGGGCAGAATCTTGGGGGGTGACGAAAGG GGCATTATTGACTTCACCATTTTTGGGAAAGCTCTAGGAAAAGAGATGCTTTTCAGTATCAAGTTCATTCCCGGCGATCGGATAATG GAGCAAGGTCAAGGCTCAGATTCGGCGGAAAGATCTGGTGGTGGTAAAAAGGAAAACCGGGGTAAGTCGAAGAGAAGTGCCTGGTACAGTGATTCAGACAACGACGATGATGATAAGCTCGTAACAATAGAGAAAGGGTCTAGGAAGAAGAAGTGGTACTCTTCTGAGGAGCACTCGTCGACAATGAGAGCAGTGATGGAAAAGACACAAGAAGGTGTAGAAAGAAGAAAGGTAGAAGGAGAAGTAGAAGCAGCAGGAAAGGCTATTCGTCTGAGGATTCTTCTGATCCTGAAGAATCTGGTGGTGGTAGGCGTCCTAGTAGGAGGGAAAAGCACTGAAAGAAGGATAGGAGTAGAAGGAGAAAGGAAAGTGGCTCAGATGATAATGGTTCTGAAGATGC AAATGAACTGGCTTGAATACCTGGTCTGCCTGCGGTTACTTGGTGATAAGGGTTTAGTG GTTAACCCGAGGGAATTAAATCCCTACCTGAGGGACAATGGAAGCAGTTACCCTGAAGAAGCGGCGGATGGATCTGCTGGAGACCAGCTTTTGTCATCCTCAGTTGAAGAAGGTGGTGCAAGTTGGAGGCTGAAAGCCTTAAAGCGAGCTCAAGAACAGGCAGCTCGCGAGTGCCGTAAACTCGAAGAG GTTGTAGCTGAAAGATGGGGTTCTCTAGGTCAGCTAACTGTCTCCGTATCATCTCGCTCG GTTTCTCGAGAGTATTTAAAGGATGTCTCTATTCGTAATTCTCAAATGAGGAAGCGGAAAGTGGATAATACTTTATCAGGGGGTAAGCGGAAATTTCATGATGTGTCTGCCAAGGATGCAAGTTTGATCTCGGCTGCAGCTTCTAGTTTGAACAAGTTCTCCAATGATGGAAGCTTTATGGATGAGGCTCTCTGGGAGCAGAGAAATGATTCTACTGTGGCTGTTGCTTCTTCGATGTGTGAGGGAGAGCTTTCACAGCAATCATCTGAACCCAGCTTCGCAATTAGAGAAATTCTAAATGAGGGGTTGAGTGCAAATCAGTTAGCAGTGAAGGCCTTGCAGCTTTGCATGAAGGGAAAGCACGATGAAGCTCAGAAACTTATG cATCATCTTTCTTTGTCTAccagaatgaagtggagaaccTTAAACTCAAGGAACGTGATGGTGGTGGAAATTAGTGCAAGCTGCAGGAAACACGAGCAG AGAAAGAAAGATTATGATGCTGATATGTATCTAGCTCGAACAATAA CAAAAAAGCAGTATAGCATCTCTGGCCAAGCAGAAGATGAGTACGGTTATGAGGTTGCTCCGAAGAAGAAGTCCCGACATAAGGGGACCAAAAGTAACAATAGGGCCGATCAGCCTAGTGCTCTTGGAAAAAGATTAACAACCCAGCAAGAACGT TGCCTCTTCTGCTTCGAGAATCCCAACAGACCAAAGCACCTTGTTGTCTCGATTGCCAATTTTACATACTTGATGCTACCTCAGTGGGAACCTATCGTGCCTGGTCATTGCTGTATAGTTACTGCACAG CATGAATCATCCACGAGAACTGTAGACGACAATGTGTGGGACAAGATCAGAAATTTCAAGAAATGCCTCATAATGCTG TTTGCAAAGCAAGATGAGGAAGTAGTCGTTCTAGAGACTGTGATGGGTTTGGCTCAACAACGCCGTCACTGTTTGGTGAAATGTGTTCCGCTACCAAGGGATGCAGCAAGGCAGGCTCCTTTGTACTTTAAAAAG GCTGTTGATAAAGCTGAGGATGAGTGGAGCCAACACAATCCCAAGAGAGTCATCGATACGAGCAGAAAGGTACTCCGGGCGTCCATCCCCAAGGACTTCCGCTACTTCCATGTGGAGTTTGGCATCATCAGAAGTTTTGTCCATGTGATCGATGACGAGAAGCAGTTCAAGAGCAGCCTTGGCCTTAACGTGATA AGAGGCATGCTCCAACTCCCTGCGGAGGACATGTACCGCCGTAGGAGGGCAGAGTCCATTGAAACCCAGAGGCAGGCAGTTGCAAGTTTTGCTCGGGAATGGGAGCCATTTGATTGGACCAACCAACTGGACTAG
- the LOC116188512 gene encoding uncharacterized protein LOC116188512 codes for MCSEVCPPRTSFSRDLEEESAHQAQPMMLDSGSDFEFSFDGGVRFESCQSSADELFADGMILPVFHRADHNALPVVAPRRASGSLPPLPVPDNPKKEVAVPKEESSGSSPDSEGAKPASRYFWGFKRIASLSNSDKKGLICPLPLLSRSNSTGSVPHPKRSLQKQPSVKMAKSSSFSASSSSSMSGYGHHQGMQKPPLSRKTSRGSSNNGAYRANPVLKVPSPYIIGTANLFGLGSFFCNGKDKKKIRR; via the coding sequence ATGTGCTCAGAGGTTTGCCCTCCTAGGACTTCATTCTCCCGTGATCTCGAGGAAGAATCAGCACACCAGGCGCAGCCCATGATGTTGGACTCGGGTTCCGATTTCGAGTTCAGTTTTGATGGAGGTGTCCGGTTCGAATCTTGCCAGTCCTCTGCGGACGAGCTCTTTGCTGATGGAATGATCCTCCCAGTTTTCCACAGAGCTGATCACAACGCTCTCCCTGTTGTTGCCCCAAGAAGAGCCTCAGGCTCACTTCCTCCGCTCCCCGTCCCCGACAACCCCAAAAAAGAGGTGGCTGTCCCGAAGGAGGAGAGCTCGGGTTCAAGTCCCGACTCCGAAGGCGCCAAGCCGGCATCGAGATACTTCTGGGGTTTCAAGAGAATTGCTAGCCTTAGCAATAGTGACAAGAAAGGTTTGATCTGCCCTTTGCCACTCCTGTCGAGGAGCAACTCTACCGGTTCGGTCCCGCACCCGAAACGATCCCTGCAAAAGCAGCCCTCCGTCAAAATGGCAAAGTCGTCTTCTTTCTcggcttcttcctcttcttcgatGTCCGGATATGGTCATCATCAAGGGATGCAGAAGCCTCCCTTATCCCGTAAGACTAGTCGTGGGTCGTCGAACAATGGGGCATATAGAGCTAACCCCGTCCTCAAAGTGCCGTCTCCTTACATCATCGGGACAGCAAACCTGTTCGGGTTGGGTTCTTTCTTCTGCAATGGGAAAGATAAGAAGAAGATTAGAAGATGA
- the LOC116188239 gene encoding AP-3 complex subunit delta: MSGPSIMETLFQRTLEDLIKGIRLQLIGESAFISKAMEEIRKEIKSTDLQTKSIALQKLSYLSPLHFVDMSWAAFHCIECMSSPRFAQKRIGYVAVSQSFNEHTPVLLLITNQLRKDLGSVNEFDAGLALDCLANIATVDLARDLTPEVFTLLGSSKVSVRKKAIGVILRVFEKYPDAVRVCFKRLVENLDSPDSRILSAAVGVFCELASRDPRSYLPLAPEFYRVLVDSKNNWVLIKVLKIFAKLAPLESRLAKRVVEPICDHMRRTGAKSLMFECIRTVVSSLSEYESALKLAVLKIRELLMDEDPNLKYLGLHALSIVAPKHLWVVLENKEVVIKSLSDSDSNIKFESLRLVMAVVSESNVVEISRVLLNYALKSDPEFCNVILGSILSACSRNVYEMVMDFDWYVLLLGEMSRIPQCQKGEDIENQLIDIGMRVRDARPELIRMARSLLIDPALLGNPFLYRILCAAAWVCGEYVEYSTNPFELVEALLQPRTSLLPPLIRAVYLQSVLKVLTFCIHSYLRNKSSGLFPFTDNLEGVVSESMSKGKTQEASDLPTPAQDDVFNPRISDDNPYEDLPLENNGEDSKFDSFEKNGFTRESIVNLLNLIELAVKPLLGSLEVEILERAQNVLGLIELIRQEFPDQLSPRKEILAKEESEVSKLIRSMNDAFCEELGPVSVTAQDRVRVPEGLVLEENLKELDTICGDIQPSTSSFFAPRYGERIEESLASDLQNGEDSEPSRESTSLLIEHRKRHGLYYLPSSASNDYPLANDLRSGENDRDETEDFVRLTAQSLAPKKKPNYSKPRPVVVKLDEGEVTLSVASKKPSSKYDLLSGVIQDVLQETNLMDKSSRKGKEKVSSDVPQGSKENVQDPEDPRREKSGLRKSKHRSHGKERKHKDPDQVDGKKDGKSERAREKSSHRHGRKKTRQRAEGPLNVSAQTPVIPDFLL; encoded by the coding sequence ATGTCGGGTCCTTCAATCATGGAGACACTCTTCCAGCGGACCCTCGAGGACCTCATCAAGGGAATCCGCCTGCAACTGATCGGCGAGTCCGCCTTCATCTCCAAGGCAATGGAGGAAATCCGGAAAGAGATCAAATCCACCGATCTTCAGACCAAATCCATTGCCCTCCAGAAGCTCTCCTACCTCAGCCCCCTCCATTTCGTCGACATGTCCTGGGCCGCTTTCCACTGCATTGAGTGCATGTCCTCCCCTCGCTTTGCTCAGAAGAGAATTGGGTACGTCGCCGTCTCTCAGTCCTTCAATGAGCACACCCCTGTTTTACTGCTCATCACCAATCAGCTTAGGAAAGATCTCGGTAGTGTTAACGAGTTCGATGCTGGTTTAGCTCTCGATTGCTTAGCGAACATCGCCACTGTTGATCTTGCTAGAGACCTGACTCCTGAGGTCTTCACGTTGTTGGGCAGTAGCAAAGTTTCTGTTAGGAAAAAGGCTATCGGTGTAATCTTAAGGGTATTTGAGAAATACCCAGATGCAGTTCGGGTCTGTTTCAAGCGGTTAGTCGAGAATTTGGATAGTCCTGATTCGCGAATCCTGTCTGCTGCTGTTGGGGTTTTCTGTGAGCTTGCATCACGGGATCCACGCTCGTACTTGCCCCTAGCGCCAGAGTTTTATCGTGTATTGGTTGATTCGAAGAACAATTGGGTTCTAATTAAGGTTTTGAAGATATTTGCGAAGTTGGCTCCTCTGGAGTCGAGGCTAGCGAAAAGAGTTGTGGAGCCAATTTGCGATCATATGAGGAGGACCGGAGCTAAGTCATTGATGTTTGAGTGTATTAGGACAGTGGTTAGTAGCTTGAGCGAGTATGAGTCCGCTCTGAAGCTCGCTGTCTTGAAGATCCGGGAGCTGTTGATGGACGAGGATCCTAACCTCAAGTATCTCGGCTTACATGCTCTCTCGATTGTTGCCCCGAAACACTTGTGGGTGGTTCTGGAGAATAAGGAGGTTGTGATTAAGTCCCTGAGTGATTCGGACTCAAATATCAAGTTTGAGTCTCTACGTCTCGTGATGGCGGTGGTTTCTGAGAGCAATGTGGTTGAGATCTCGCGGGTTTTGCTCAATTATGCGCTAAAGTCCGATCCCGAGTTTTGTAACGTGATTCTTGGGTCGATCTTATCAGCCTGTAGCCGGAATGTTTACGAAATGGTGATGGATTTTGATTGGTATGTACTACTGCTCGGGGAGATGTCGAGGATTCCCCAATGCCAAAAGGGCGAGGATATTGAGAATCAGCTTATTGACATTGGAATGAGAGTCAGAGATGCAAGGCCCGAGCTCATTCGCATGGCCCGCAGCTTGCTTATTGATCCTGCGTTGCTTGGGAATCCATTCTTGTATAGAATATTATGTGCTGCTGCATGGGTTTGTGGAGAATATGTGGAGTATTCGACTAATCCATTCGAACTTGTGGAAGCACTGTTACAACCTCGTACGAGCCTGTTGCCCCCTTTGATAAGAGCAGTGTATCTTCAGTCGGTTCTTAAGGTTTTGACTTTCTGCATACATTCTTACTTGCGAAATAAGAGCAGCGGATTGTTTCCATTTACTGATAATTTGGAAGGAGTTGTTTCAGAATCTATGTCTAAGGGGAAAACACAAGAAGCTTCCGATCTTCCAACCCCTGCACAAGATGATGTGTTCAATCCGAGGATTTCAGATGATAATCCATACGAGGACCTTCCCCTGGAAAATAACGGGGAGGATTCAAAATTTGATTCTTTTGAGAAGAATGGGTTTACTCGAGAATCTATTGTCAATCTTTTGAATCTCATCGAACTGGCTGTGAAACCATTGCTTGGAAGCCTTGAGGTGGAAATACTGGAGAGGGCACAGAATGTTCTCGGCCTCATCGAGTTAATCAGGCAAGAATTTCCTGATCAGTTATCCCCCAGGAAAGAAATCTTGGCCAAAGAGGAATCTGAAGTCTCGAAATTGATCAGATCAATGAATGATGCCTTCTGTGAAGAGCTTGGTCCCGTCTCAGTCACGGCTCAGGATAGAGTTCGAGTACCTGAAGGTCTGGTCCTTGAGGAGAATCTCAAAGAGTTGGATACAATCTGTGGTGATATACAACCATCTACCTCGAGCTTTTTTGCACCACGATATGGGGAGAGAATAGAAGAATCTCTTGCTTCCGATTTGCAAAACGGGGAAGATTCCGAACCATCGAGAGAGTCCACATCTCTACTTATTGAGCATCGGAAGAGACATGGTTTGTACTATCTTCCTTCGAGTGCATCGAATGATTACCCACTCGCAAATGACTTGAGATCGGGAGAGAATGATCGGGATGAAACTGAAGATTTCGTGAGACTCACTGCTCAGTCTCTTGCCCCGAAGAAGAAGCCAAATTATTCGAAGCCAAGGCCTGTGGTTGTTAAATTGGATGAAGGAGAAGTGACCCTCTCTGTTGCTTCGAAGAAGCCAAGCTCAAAGTATGATTTGCTATCGGGAGTTATACAGGATGTTCTACAAGAAACGAATCTGATGGATAAATCGTCAAGAAAAGGTAAGGAGAAGGTAAGCAGTGATGTTCCTCAAGGATCGAAGGAGAACGTGCAGGATCCAGAAGATCCTCGGAGGGAGAAGTCGGGCTTGAGAAAGAGCAAGCACCGGTCTCATGGTAAAGAGAGGAAGCACAAGGATCCCGATCAGGTTGACGGCAAGAAGGATGGGAAGAGTGAGAGGGCAAGGGAGAAGAGCAGTCATAGGCACGGGAGAAAAAAGACACGGCAAAGAGCAGAAGGGCCGCTGAATGTGTCCGCTCAAACACCGGTAATCCCCGACTTCCTGTTGTAG